The Coregonus clupeaformis isolate EN_2021a chromosome 6, ASM2061545v1, whole genome shotgun sequence genome has a segment encoding these proteins:
- the LOC121568414 gene encoding cAMP-regulated phosphoprotein 19, producing the protein MSKEIEGTRPAVEEATHEEQQEMDDTVLSPEKAEEVKLKARFPHLGTKPGGSDLLRKRLQKGQKFFDSGDYNMAKAKVKNKQQLPAVTPAEKAEITGDHIPTPQDIPQRKPSIVASKLAG; encoded by the exons ATGTCCAAGGAGATCGAAGGAACAAGGCCTGCCGTCGAGGAGGCAACCCACGAGGAACAGCAG GAGATGGATGACACAGTCCTCAGCCCAGAGAAGGCAGAGGAGGTGAAACTAAAGGCCAGGTTCCCTCATCTTGGAACCAAGCCTGGGGGCTCTGACCTGCTCCGGAAACGGCTTCAGAAAGGG CAAAAGTTCTTTGACTCCGGGGACTACAACATGGCCAAGGCTAAGGTGAAGAACAAGCAGCAGCTCCCTGCGGTGACGCCGGCTGAGAAGGCAGAGATAACAGGGGACCACATCCCCACACCTCAGGACATCCCCCAGAGGAAGCCCTCCATCGTGGCTAGCAAACTGGCTGGCTGA
- the rsl24d1 gene encoding probable ribosome biogenesis protein RLP24: MRIEKCYFCSGPVYPGHGMMFVRNDCKVFRFCKSKCHKNFKKKRNPRKTRWTKAFRKASGKELTVDNSLEFEKRRNIPVKYRRELWGKTVEAMKKVEEIKQKRQAKFIMNRLKKGKQLEKEEAISEVKKNIHLIKAPHAGKAKPLEEKMVQKLAEDVEMGDDG; this comes from the exons ATGCGAATAGAAAAGTGCTACTTTTGTTCGGGGCCTGTTTACCCCGGGCATGGGATGATGTTTGTACGTAATGACTGCAAG GTGTTCCGATTCTGCAAGTCAAAGTGCCACAAAAACTTCAAGAAGAAGCGTAACCCAAGAAAGACCAGATGGACGAAGGCATTCAGAAAAGCTTCTGGGAAGGAGTTGACAGTT GACAACTCATTGGAGTTTGAGAAGCGCAGAAATATTCCAGTCAAATACAGAAGGGAGCTGTGGGGCAAGACAG TGGAGGCGATGAAGAAGGTGGAAGAGATCAAACAGAAACGACAGGCAAAGTTTATCATGAACCG GCTGAAGAAGGGCAAACAGTTGGAGAAGGAAGAGGCCATAAGCGAAGTGAAGAAGAATATTCACCTTATCAAAGCACCTCATGCAG GCAAAGCCAAACCGCTGGAAGAGAAGATGGTGCAGAAGCTGGCAGAAGACGTGGAAATGGGGGATGATGGTTAA